The Sphingobium aromaticiconvertens genome has a segment encoding these proteins:
- a CDS encoding aminodeoxychorismate/anthranilate synthase component II, with translation MILVIDNYDSFTWNLVHYLMELGARVEVVRNDAISAGQALSSGAQAFLLSPGPCTPNEAGVSLDLVAACADAGKPLLGVCLGHQAIGQHFGGRVVRGGLMHGKTSPVSHDGTGLFEGLPSPFIATRYHSLIVENIPACLTVNATSDDGSVMAFRHTDLPIHSVQFHPESIATEHGHDMLANFMRIAGIPVRAREAACQTA, from the coding sequence ATGATTTTGGTCATCGACAATTACGACAGCTTCACCTGGAACCTCGTCCATTATCTGATGGAGCTGGGCGCGCGCGTGGAGGTGGTCCGCAACGACGCGATTTCGGCGGGTCAGGCCCTTTCCTCCGGGGCGCAGGCCTTCCTGTTGTCCCCCGGTCCCTGCACCCCTAATGAGGCAGGCGTCAGCCTGGATCTGGTCGCGGCCTGCGCCGACGCGGGCAAGCCGCTGCTGGGCGTGTGCCTTGGCCATCAGGCGATCGGCCAGCATTTCGGTGGACGCGTGGTGCGCGGCGGCCTGATGCACGGCAAGACGTCGCCGGTTTCCCATGACGGCACCGGGCTGTTCGAAGGGTTGCCCTCGCCCTTCATCGCCACCCGCTATCATTCGCTGATCGTCGAGAATATTCCGGCCTGCCTGACCGTCAACGCGACCAGCGACGATGGATCGGTCATGGCTTTCCGCCACACCGACCTGCCGATTCATTCGGTACAGTTCCACCCCGAAAGCATCGCCACCGAACATGGCCATGACATGCTCGCCAATTTCATGAGGATTGCGGGCATCCCGGTTCGCGCGCGCGAAGCCGCCTGCCAAACAGCCTGA
- a CDS encoding serine hydrolase — protein sequence MIRWLVFLLAALLLSPAALAQSGGQPSPAMQSRAEQLVAMLTAPGNEEDYFSPIFLNAVPITQWRALAEQLRRDHGTPKTLSHLRTQSATIGAVEIRYANATLGFQMVVAPQAPNQVVGLRLTGARQRDDSLAKVAQDIAALAGHAAFALARLTDAQPQLLRAHDADRAMATGSSFKLAILAELARAVAAKERRWADVVPLTHKSFSGRLAAAPDNAPMTLHSLALAMIAESDNSAADTLLLALGRDRVDAMMPPESRPLLTTAEAFALKMPANADLRARYAGATPQGRRDLLNASPLRLVANAIDVGTMATTPTAIDTIEWFASPDQMIGLLDQLRRQSGDALPILAVNPGIAPGDAARWAWLGYKGGSEPGVIAMNFIGRAKDGQWYALAAAWNNSAALVDEGRFTALMSRMLTLIAEGGS from the coding sequence ATGATCCGCTGGCTGGTGTTCTTGCTCGCGGCGCTGCTCCTATCACCAGCCGCGCTCGCCCAATCGGGGGGTCAGCCCTCACCAGCCATGCAATCACGGGCCGAACAACTGGTCGCGATGCTTACGGCACCGGGAAATGAAGAAGACTATTTCTCGCCCATTTTCCTCAATGCCGTGCCCATCACCCAATGGCGCGCCTTGGCCGAACAGTTGAGGCGCGACCACGGCACGCCCAAGACTCTCAGCCATTTGCGCACGCAAAGCGCCACCATCGGCGCAGTCGAGATACGCTATGCCAACGCCACGCTGGGATTTCAGATGGTGGTCGCACCGCAGGCTCCCAATCAGGTCGTTGGCCTGCGCCTGACCGGCGCGCGGCAGCGGGATGATAGCCTGGCGAAAGTCGCGCAGGACATCGCGGCGCTCGCCGGCCATGCCGCCTTCGCGCTGGCGCGATTGACCGACGCCCAGCCTCAATTGCTCCGCGCCCATGATGCGGACCGCGCGATGGCGACCGGCTCATCCTTCAAGCTTGCCATCCTCGCCGAACTGGCACGCGCCGTCGCCGCGAAAGAGCGGCGGTGGGCCGATGTCGTGCCGCTCACCCACAAAAGCTTTTCCGGCCGCCTCGCCGCCGCGCCGGACAATGCGCCGATGACGCTCCACAGCCTCGCGCTCGCGATGATTGCGGAGAGCGACAACAGCGCCGCCGACACGCTGCTGCTGGCGTTGGGGCGGGACCGGGTGGATGCGATGATGCCGCCGGAAAGCCGCCCGCTCCTGACCACCGCCGAAGCCTTTGCGCTCAAAATGCCCGCCAACGCCGACCTGCGCGCCCGCTATGCCGGAGCCACGCCACAGGGCAGACGCGACCTGCTCAACGCCAGCCCCCTTCGGCTGGTCGCCAATGCCATCGACGTGGGCACAATGGCCACGACGCCCACCGCGATCGACACCATCGAATGGTTCGCCTCCCCCGACCAGATGATCGGCCTGCTCGACCAGTTGCGGCGGCAATCGGGCGACGCCCTCCCCATATTGGCGGTCAATCCCGGCATCGCACCGGGCGACGCGGCGCGGTGGGCCTGGCTGGGTTACAAGGGCGGGTCGGAACCCGGCGTGATCGCCATGAACTTCATCGGCCGGGCGAAGGACGGGCAATGGTATGCGCTGGCCGCCGCCTGGAACAACAGCGCCGCGCTGGTGGACGAAGGGCGCTTCACCGCGTTGATGAGCCGGATGCTGACCCTGATTGCAGAGGGTGGTTCCTGA